A region of the Triticum dicoccoides isolate Atlit2015 ecotype Zavitan unplaced genomic scaffold, WEW_v2.0 scaffold77447, whole genome shotgun sequence genome:
TGAAATGAGATTATGTGCTTCAAAATTTGATGTGTACCCTTCAAAAACTATAACACAACTAATTAACTTGAACTTCCTGGATATGAACATCAACTGCCCCCGCGTCGCTCCCGTGTGGGCGACTCGGGAGGCAGCCTgaatcctagccgccgccaccaaaAATCTATTGTTCCTGTTTGCCGCTATCGGAAGACACCGACGAAGCCATGTGGCCGACGATGCGACGGGGACCTTGCTCGCTGCAGGGATGGCTCTTGGGTTGTTCCGATGGGTGTACTACTCTAGTACAAATTTCTGGAATGAATCAATTGCTACCTAGAGGCTAGCTTTTCACTTCAGTTCATCGAGCTAGCAGAAGCTTCATAATCCTCTTCACCACGGAATCTGACACCCAAAAAAATTGGATCGGTGCGACTCGAGCGGCGGCTCCACGGGGAAACCCACAGTGGGCACACGGGGAGACCCTTAATCACCGTTTTCACAACTTGAATGTGGGAAGGAACGATGGTGGGTGTGTGATACGGAGCTAGGGATGAATACTTACATTTGATCTCCATTGGCATCTTTGTTCAAACCAGGGGCACAACAGGTACAATTTTCATTTCCTTCTATGCATGCATGCTATTTTCTATTGCTTTTTGTTCAACTGCTTTCCATTTTTACGGAGTAAACTAGATCCGGTTAGCACATATGTACCTATATATGTTGTGAAAATTTTTATGCATCGTTTTCATACAAATTATTGGCATATACCCGGGTCTAGTGGTAGAATAATACCCTACCACAGTACAGACCCGGGTTCGATTTCCGGCTAGTGCACTCTTTTATTTATActtatatttaaaatatttttgtcCAAACAAAATAAGGTCCTTCATATCATCAACCATTCCATTTCCGAATAAGCCGAACCGCAAGTAGCCCTCGATGAGGTAAGATCAGAACTTGGCGAGATCTCACGTTGCGCTTGCTCCAACAGTTGGGCGTCGTCATCCCACTTGTCCCGGTAGCTGTCCGGCTGGTCCCTCACCCTGCCTCTCGCCGCGACATAGATCTCCTTCCTCCACTCCTCGATCCTCTCCAGCCCGCACCGCTCAACCAGCCAATCCTCGTACTCGAATGTGCCTACGCCCAGGTCGTGGGTGAACCTCTTTGAGTGTCCGCGGGCCTCCATGTCTGAGTAGAAGGACGCCACGTCCTGCGTCATCTGCTCTGACGACGGGAGCTCGATCCTCCCCGACAGAACCCCGGCCACCCAGCTGCTCTGGAGCTGGAACACTGGGAAAAGGAATCCCTTGAATGGCAGTCCGACGAAGGAGATGCTAGGGGCCAGCCGCGGCGGGAACACGTGCTTGTACAGCGGGCCGACGCGGTTGTCGTCCACCATGATAGCAGAGTCGTCGCCAAGAACGAGAAGTTGTACTTGTACCTACGACGAGCA
Encoded here:
- the LOC119347860 gene encoding flavin-containing monooxygenase FMO GS-OX-like 4 yields the protein IDCAEEDGIVVFQGGSRVKADSIVHYTGYLHIVQVQLLVLGDDSAIMVDDNRVGPLYKHVFPPRLAPSISFVGLPFKGFLFPVFQLQSSWVAGVLSGRIELPSSEQMTQDVASFYSDMEARGHSKRFTHDLGVGTFEYEDWLVERCGLERIEEWRKEIYVAARGRVRDQPDSYRDKWDDDAQLLEQAQ